AACGGAATCATAGACACGGATGCGCTTCCAGTTCAGGTATTGATAATACTGATCTTCAATGCCGCCGCAGATCACCGTGTCCACGTCTTTTGTTAAAATCATGTGGCACAGTTTCTCTGCGGAGACCTGGGCCAGGACCACGATTTTTTTTTCCCACGTCCCGTCATGATCTGCTGAAACAATGGCGGCTTCCGATGCCAGGTCAAAACGGGGCGCCACTTCGTGTCCGTACAGGGGTATGAGGATTTTCCGGGACATGGAGTTTGTCCTGATATTGGATATTAAAATGGTATTGCATTTTATAAAAATAGCACAAGCGCAGGGCAGGTGTCCAATAATTTCCCCGCCTGCGGGCCTGTTTCATCCTACTGGATCTGATATTGCTTGATTTTTCTCCACAGAGTACTTCTGCCCCATCCCAGCAGGGCTGCGGCCTTGTTGCGGCGGCCGCCGGTTCGTACAAGGGCTTCGATGATCATCTGCTTTTCGGTTTCAGCCCATGTGGCTGCGCCTTCGGCTGTGGGCTGAAAAGAGGCGGAAACAGTGCCGGGCGGTTCCTGCCGGGTTCGGGTGTCATGCTCCATTCGGCCGGCTGCCGGCTCAATGTTGCTGCTGAGATAGGCGGGGAGATCCCGGGGTTCAATTTGATGCTGCCGGCAGATGTTGACCGCGTATTTGATGATGTTTCGCAATTCCCGGACATTGCCCGGATATGTGTAGGTCTTGAGCAAATCCAGGGCCTCAGGGGACGGTTCCCGGATGTCTTTGCCAAAGGCGGTGCTGAATTGCTGCAGAAAATGATCCGTGAGCAGACCGATGTCATCTCCCCGCTGCCGCAGCGGGGGCAGGTGGAGGCGCACCATGTTGAGCCGGAACAGAAGGTCTTTGCGAAATATGCCTTGTTCCGCCATCTGCTCCAGATTTCGGTGATCGCCTGCGATAACACGCACATCCACCTGAAAGCCCCGGGATCCGCCCATGGGATAGACAGTGTTGTTGTCCAGAAGGTTTAACAGCCTTGCCTGCAGGGTCAGGGGCATATCCCCGATCTCAGCAAGGTACAGGGTGCCGTTGTGCGCCAGCCGGAACCGGCCCTGCCGGTTTTCGGTGGCACCGGGAAATGCGCCTTTGCAGTGTCCGAACAATTCGGATTCAAGAAGGGTTTCAGGCAGGGCGCCGCAGTTGATTTTGACAAACGGTCCCCTGGACCGGCCGGAATTTTCGTGGATGGCCATGGCGGCCAGGTTTTTTCCCGTGCCGGTCTCTCCGGTAATCAGCACCGGGGAGTCATTTCCGGCGATCAGGGGCAGGGTGCGGAAGATGTGTTCCATATCCGGGCTTTTGCCGATCATTCCGGCAAAGCCAAATGCCGGATGCATTTGCGCTTGTGGCTGAGCCGTGCCCCGCAGGTCCTCTATGGCATCCACGTAGCCCAGGCACCTTCCGGCGGGATCAAAAAGCCCGATCATGGTAATGCGAACGTCAATGCGCAATTTTTCCCGGTTGATCAGATCGCTTTGCACGCACACCGGTCCGCTGTCCGGTGCGATTTTTGAAACCGGGCTGTCTTTGAGATATGCCCGGGTTCGCACAATATTGTGACAGGCAATGTTTTTTGCTTCTTGCGGACCATAGCCGGTCAGGGCGGAAGCCGCCCGGTTCATGTACCGGATTCGCCGCCGGGCATCGAGCAGGATCAGAGCCGTGGGAATCTCTTCCAGAATGGCTTCAGCAGCGACCGGATGGTCAAACAGCCCGGAAATCAGATGTGGGAAATGATCATCCAAAAATTAATGCTCCCGGTGCCCTATGCTTTATGTTTCAGGGTATGGATGACGATCTGTTTTTTTTCTCCCATGCCGGTAAAGGCCATGCCCTTGTGGGAAAGATCAAATTCCTTTTCCGCTTCCATCAGAAATTCCATCATGGACATCCGGGCGATATCATGGGCAAGGTAAGCCTTGCCGCCCGATTTGAGCTTTTTTTTGAGAATTTCGATGACCGGATCCACATCGGATTTGCGGTAGATCAGTTCCGAGCCGCAGATGATATCCCAGGTCTCATCCGTATTCGGCTTGTGCCAGTCCAGGTCCGAGACCCGCACGGTTTCAATTTTGTTGTGGGCCGCGTTTTTCTCCATCAGCGCCAGGGCATCGGCATGGTTGTCCGTAAGTGTGACCCGGTGGCCGAAGGCGCCGAGAAACAGTCCGGTAATGCCCATACCCGCACCGATTTCCAGGATTTCCTGGTTGTTATCCAGCCCCGTGTGCACCAGCCAGTCCGTGAGCACGATGCTGGCCTCCCAGATTTTCACCCAGAAGGGAAAATGCGCGATTTCCTGCCGGCCCTCTGCTTCGAGTTCGGAAATCAGGGGTTCAAGATTTTTAACGCACAGGATCTCCAGGCGCCGGCCTCCGATGGCAAGGGCCTTTGGCTCCAGTTCAATATTGGGGCGAAGCAGCAGTTGCGTCATAACAGTCTTTTTGTTTGTTTTGGCAGAAAACGGGCTTTGCGCGACCCATGGCCGCGGCCTGTGCCGCGTGAAATCATAAGCGTTGCTGATAAACTAATAATTCTAATCTAAAAAGTCGGCAGCGGTCAAGCACATTCCGAATGGCCCGGATCCGGACTGGTTGACAGGATTGTGCCGGTTCATTGAAAAACGTGATCAAATGAATGGATCAGAGATTTGTCCCCGGCCACGGCTTTTGTCCTGATGGTGTATGCTCCCGGCGGGTCAAGGGAGACATCAGCACCGTAGCCCTCTGCCATAGCCATGGCCATGACCTTTTGCTGTTTACCGTCAGGGCCCTGGATCAGAAACCCGGCTTTGGCGCCGGTGACCGCATCGCCGTTCTGGTCCCGGATAAAGACCATCAGGTGGTGGGTCGCCTTGCTGTCGCTGCCGTGCTCCTTTAAGGCCTCGCGCATGTCAATGAGTTTATAAGTCAGCTCATGGTTATCCACGGCTGCCTGGTGGATTGTTTCTCCATCGCTGCCGTGCTGGGCGGCCGCAGGCGCGATGACTAGACAGATCAGTATCATTGGCGTGATCATAAAATGCATCAGTTGTTTCATAACGTTTCTCCTTGTTGGGTTGCCGGATTGACTTCTTGGTTTATTGTTTTTCCTTGAGCTCATGGCGTTTCCAGATATCATAGACCGCCGGGATGATAATCAGGGTTAAAATGGTCGAGGAGATCAGCCCGCCCACCATGGGCGCGGCGATTCTCTTCATGACCCGGACCCCGGTTTCGGTGCCGATCATAATGGGCATCAGGCCGATTAAGGTGGTGGCCACGGTCATGAGCTTGGGCCGCACGCGTTCCACCGCCCCTTCGATGATCGCACCCTTGAGATGCTCTGTGGTTTGCATTTCTCCCCGGTGCGCCCATCTTTTGTGGGCCTCGTCAAGATAGACCAGCATCACCACACCGGTTTCCGCAGCCAGACCGGCAAGGGCGATAAAGCCCACCACCACGGCCACTGAAACGTTATAGTCAAGCAGATAAAGCAGCCACACCCCGCCGACCAGGGCAAACGGCAGCGATGCCATGACCACCATGGCCTCTGTGATGTTTTTGAAATGAATGTAGAGAAGTATGAAAATCAGCAGAATTGTTATGGGAACAATCAGGTTCAGGGTTTGTCTGGCCTTTTGCATGTATTCAAACTGCCCGGACCAGACCTTGGAATAGCCTGCCGGCATGTCAATGTTTTCGTCCACGATTTGGCGCGCCCGCTCCACATAGGAGCCCAGATCTACACCCGCTATGTCCACGTATATCCATGCGGTTCTTCTGGCGTTTTCACTTTTGATCATGGGCGGCCCCTTGCGGATCTCAAGATCGGCGAGCTGGGCAAGGGGCACCTGGGCCCCGGTTGGCGTGGCCACCAGCACCCGCCTGAGCTGCTGCATATCGTCTCTTAACTCCCGTTTGTACCGCAGATTCACGGGATAGCGCTCCAGACCCTCCACGGTGTAGGTTATGTTCATGCCCCCCACTGCGGTCATGATCACTTCCTGGACATCATCGACAGTCAGGCCGTAGCGGGCGATTTCATGGCGCCTGATGTCAAAATCCAGATAATTGCCGCCGGTTGTGCGCTCGGAATAGGCCGACAGGGTACCGGGAATATCGCGCACCACCTTTTCAATACGGGAGCCCAGCTCGGACAACACCTCCAGGTCCGGGCCCATGAGCTTGATGCCCACAGGTGTCTTGATTCCGGTGGACAGCATGTCAATGCGGGTTTTAATGGGCATGGTCCAGGCATCGGTGAGCCCCGGAAACCGAATGGCGTTGTTTAAGTCCGCTTTTAGCTCTTCGATGGTCATGTGCCGCTGTTCCGGCCAGATCCAGGCAAGCGGGGCTTTGAGCCAACCCGGCCAGGAAGAGAAAAATCGCTCAATTTTCTTTTTGCGCCATTGATGTACGATTTCGCCCTTTTTTTTCTCCGGCCAGATCAGGCTCAGGGGCCCCTTTGCCCAGTCTGGCCAGGATGAGAAAAGGCGCTGGACTTCCAGGGTTTCATATTCCACTTTGGGCCGCAGCATGATGGTGGTTTCAATCATGCTCAGCGGTGCCGGATCCGTGGCCGTATCGGCCCGGCCGATTTTGCCGTGCACGCTTTGGACTTCCGGGAAGCGTTTGATGATCTTGTCGGTCTGCTGGAGCAGTTCCCGGGCCTTGGTAACGGAGATGCCCGGCAGGGTGGTTGGCATGTAGAGCAGATCGCCTTCGTTTAAGGGGGGCATGAATTCACTGCCCAGTTGTTTGGCCGGATAATAGGTTACCGCAGTGATCAGCACGGCAATCAGAATCGTTGTCTTACGCCAGTTGATGACCATGGCGATCACCGGCCGGTAGACGCGGATAAAAACACGGCTCAGGGGATTTCTGTGTTCCGGCAGAATTTTCTGGGGTACAAGGCAGATCACGGCAAAAACGGAAACCGCGATGGCTGCAATCAGGCTCCAGCCGGGAAGGTTTGCCCCTGCTAGGCCGGCGGCAACAACGATCACCGGCGGGCTTGCTGTGGCGGCAATCCAGATTTGGCGCCGGCGTTTTTTGGAAGTCTGCGGGTCAATGGGCTGTTCGGTGATAAAAAAGGTCATGAGCACCGGGATGATGGTGATGGCCAAAAGCGAGGATGCGGCCATGGCAAAGGTTTTGGTGTAGGCCAAAGGTTTGAACATCCGGCCCGACTGCTCCTGTAAGGCAAATACCGGGATAAAGGATACCGTGATAATCAGCAGGCTGTAAAACAGGGCCGGGCCCACCTCTTTGGAGGCCTCCAGGATGATCTGGTGAAAGGGCTTTTTGTCCCGGTCCCGCTCCAGGTGCTTGTGGGCGTTTTCCACCATGACCACCGAAGCGTCCACCATCACGCCGATGGCAATGGCAATGCCGCCCAGGCTCATGATATTGGCGTTTATGCCCAGGGGATACATCACCAGAAACGACATCAGCACCCCCACGGGCAGGGTGAACAGGGCCACAAACGCGGATCTGAAGTGCAGGAGAAACAGCACACAGATAATGGCCACCACCGTGATTTCTTCCACGAGCTTTTTCTGGAGTGCATGCACGGCCCGCTGGATCAACCCGGAGCGGTCGTATCCCATTTCAATGGTCACGCCCTTGGGAAGGGATTTTTCCAGTTCCGTAAGCCTGGTTTTTACCCTGTTGATGGTATCTAAGGCGTTTTCCCCGTAGCGCATCACCACGATGCCCCCGGCGGTCTCGCCCTCGCCGTTCCATTCCAGCACCCCCCGCCGCAGTTCAGGGCCCCGATGGATATCAGCGATGTTTTTCAAAAGAATCGGGGTGCCCCGGTCATCGACGCCAATAGCGATTTCTTCCATGTCCGCAATGGATTGGATATAGCCCTTGCCCCGCACCATGAATTCGGTCTCGGCCATTTCCATAAGCCTGCCGCCCACATCGCTGTTGGAGCGCTGGATGGCGCGTCTGACCCTGGAAAGGGGAAGGTCGTAGGCCAGCAGCTTGTTGGGATCCACCTCCACCTGATACTGGTTGACATATCCGCCGATGCCGGCCACTTCTGCCACTCCCTGCACGGACATGAGCTCGTATCGCAAAAACCAGTCCTGGATGCTTCTGAGCTCGGCCAGGTTGTGTTTTCCGGTATGGTCCTTGAGCACATATTCATATACCCAGCCCACGCCCGAGGCGTCCGGGCCCAGCTCCGGGGTTACGCCTTCGGGCAGGTCGGATGCCGCGCCGTTTAAATATTCAAGCACCCGGGACCGGGCCCAGTAAAGGTCAGTGCCGTCCTCGAAAATCACATAGACAAAAGACAGGCCGAAAAATGAATATCCCCGGACATTTTTGGCGTAGGGCACGCTGAGCATGGTGGAGGTCAGCGGGTAGGTGACCTGGTCTTCGACCACCTCCGGGCCCTGGCCCGGATATTCTGTCATCACGATGACCTGCACGTCAGACAGATCCGGTATGGCATCCAGGGGGATGGACCGCACGGCCAGAATGCCGCCGGCAATCACGAAAAGGGTTGCCAGCACCACCATGAACTTGTTGTTGATGGACCATTCAATGATTTTTCCGATCACTTGGGCGCCCCTTTATTCCAGATCCTCAAAAAATGCATCCCCGTTCCGGCCGTTGCTGTTTTCCAGATCATCAAAAAAGCCTTCGTCTTCGGCGCTGTTTTGCCCGGAATTATCGTCTTTTTCCCCGCGATCTTCGCCTTCGGTCATTTTCCGGGAGGCCTCCCGGAGCTTGGATTCGGAATCGAGCATGAATTGCCCGGAAACCACTACCTGCTCGCCCGGTGCCAGGCCCTCAAGGATTTCAATCCGGTCGTTGTCCAGGGGAATTCCGAGTTTTACCTCCCGGGGGGTGAATTTGCCGGCACTGCGCCGAACAAACACGATATCGCGCTGCCCGGAGCGGAGCACCGCGGATCTGGGCACGTGCAGTCCGGTTTCATCGCTGCTGGTGGCGATTTTCACATCTCCGTACATATCGGGTTTCAAAAACATATCCGGGTTGTCAAATTCCAGCAGCACAACCACGTCCCGGGTTTTGCGCTGGAGATAGGGATAGATGTAGGCCACCTGTCCCTCATATTTTTTCCCGGGGAGGTAGGGCAGGGTCATTTCCGCTTTCAGGCCCTTTTGGACCCGTGCCAGCTCATATTCGTAAATATGGGCCTCCACCCACACACTCGACAGGTCCGCGATTTGATAAATCGTGGCCCCGGATTGGACGTAATCGCCCTGCAGCGCGTTTTTTTCCGTCACCACGCCCGTGTACGGAGAACAGATGGTCAGGGCGTGCCTGACCGCCCCCTGCCCGATGACCTGCTCGATTTCCGATTCGGCGATACCGTAGTAGGCAAGCCGGTTTTTTACCGATTCCAGCATTTTTCTGTTGGTTTCATCGGGCCGGCGGCTATAGTTGCGCCGGGCTTCCAGCAGATCCTGCTGGGCGGTGATCAGTTCCGGTGAATAAAAATCAAACAGTGGATCACCTTTTTCTACCCGGGCGCCGGTGAAATCCACGTGCAGTTTTTCGATCCATCCGCTGAATTTCAGGTTGAGCCGGGCAATGTTGGTTTCATTGTAGGTCACGTGGCCGTAGGTCCGGATGGTGTGGGGAAGCGGTCCCTTTTTTACGGCTGTGGTGCGGATGCCCATGTTTTGCTCTGTGACCGGATCAATGGAAATGTTGACGCCCCCCACCAGTTCGTCTTCATACACCGGCTCCAGATCCATGCCCATGGCGCTTTTTCCGGGCTCGTCATAGATTTCCTCAGGGTTCATGGGCGCGCGCCAGTATGCAATTTCGCGTTCGCTGTCATCTTTATCATCATTTTCATCCACCTTGTCCTTTGGCACAAGCTCCATGCCGCAGATGGGACAATCCCCGGGTTCATCTGTGACCACCTGGGGGTGCATGCTGCAGGTGTACTGGATGTCGCTGTCCTGCTGCATTTCCCTGTGCTGGTGGTCCGCAAAGGATAGCAGACCTGAATACCAGGCTGCGCCTGTTGCGGCCGCCAGGGTCAGCACAGCGGTGAGAAAAATGGCAAGAACCGGAATGCGTCCTGATTGCGCCCGGGTTTTATCTCTGGTCATGGGATTGTCCTTTGAATGCATGGGAATGGTCCTTCAATGTTTCGCCTCTGCGGTGCCGCCGACCCAGGCTTCGAGTTCGGCGCGTTTCTGATATATGTCATAAAAAAGCCGGGTGGCTTCCCGCCGGTATTTCAAAACCCGTATACGGGCGTCGATCATTGTATCAAATGCCACCCTGTCCACTTCGTAGGCTTCCTGTGCCGATCTGGCCCATTGGCCCGCCTGGGGTATGAGTTCTTCGGTATAAAGACGGTATCTGCGCCGTGTGTCATTTATTTCCGCGGCCAGGGATTTGATCCGGTAGGGCAGCCGGGTTCGCAGATCCCGGTACTGGTTCTGCGCGGAAAACTGATTGCCCGAGGCCGCGGCAACAGCGTTTGACTGTTTGCGTTTGTGCCAAAGCGGTATGTCCATTGCCACCGCGGCTGAGAAAAAATCCGGCAGATCCCTTCCTGTGCGGTCTTCTTCGCGTTGACCGTAGGTGAGCCGGATATTGAAGTCAGGATAATAATCCTTTTGTGCAAGCTGTTTTTGGGCCCTGGCGGTTTGGATCCGCGCCTGCATGCCTTTTAAATCCGGGTTTTTTTCCAGTGCTTGTGCGGCCAGTTTGTCGGCTGAAAGCACAACCCCGGGCTCGGGCAGATTTGCGGGCGCATCAATGGATGCGTGCTCGCACCTGTTGGTCAGTTCATGCAGGCGGTCTTCAATGGTGGTTCTGCGGTTTTCAAGCCTCACCGCCTCGTCTTTGAGACGGGACAATTCCACCCCGGCCTGGTAAATGTTCTGCTGCAGGCCCCTTCCAACGCCATAGCGGGTTTGCGCGTCCCTGCGGATGCGCCCCATGAGTTCAGTCAGCTCGTCATTGATCTGCTGGCTTTCAGCCACATACCCGAGTTCATACCAGGCCAAAGCCACGTCCCGGACCAGTTCCAGCCTGGCAGCCTCCAACTCGGCCTGTTTCTCCCTGGCATCTGCTGCCGCCGCCTCGGAGCGCAGGTCCAGCTTGGACAGCCAGGGCACGGTCTGCTCTACAAAGATCTGTTTCTGGGTCATGGGCTCCTGGTCAAATGCAAAGCTATCTGTGGGAATGCTCTGGAGCGCAAATCCGATTTTCGGATCCGGAAGGGCGCCTGCGGCCGGAATGCGCTTTTCAAAGGCTTTTGCCAGATCTGCCTTGCTTTGCAGCAAGCGGTTGTTTTCCAGGGCCTCGGTGATGAGCTGCTGCAGTGCGGGCGGGGCCCATACGGCCTCTTTGGCAAAACCTGCGCATGAAAGGCCAGCGGTTAAAAACAAGAACATCGCAGCGGGTAAAAGGCTTTTCCGGATTGCCGGCAATGCTTTTGTCATGATTTTGATCCCGGTCAATGACGGTTTTTGGGTTTGTCTGCCGGGTGCGCCCTGGTCTTAAACGCACCCCGGACGGACAGGGTTTGTTTTAAAATGGTAATTCCTTGATGGAATAACGCAAAATTGATGGCGCCGTAAAAAGCTTTTTACCGCGTCCGCTGTTGTTGCATGAAGGAAGCCCAATATCTGCGTTACGCGCAATTTCTCAGAATTTCACGTACGGATAAGTACGCTGCATTCTTCGAAATTGCGCAAGCCTTGATCTTGAACTGTTTACGACGCCATCTGAAATCAGACTTTTTACGGTGCCATCAAAATTCGGGGCCGGGTATAACCGGAAAGGCGGGGCGCAAAGAAATTCAGGAGGGTTTTGGGGCGGTGTCAGGTTTCCATTTTTCCAAATTCAGCCAGATCTTCCAGGCCCGGTCTGTCTGTTAGGCGGATGGTCCGGCCCTGGACCTCAACAAGGCCCTGCTCGCTCATTTTGCGCAGCATCCGGGAAAGGGTCTCGGGGATGGTGCCCAGAAAGCTGGCCAGCTGCCCCTTGGAAATATTGAGGGTGATGGTATCCGGATTTTTTTGCTCTTCTGCCTGGAGCAGGAAATATCCGGCCAGTCTGGCCGGCACTTCCTTTAAGGACAAGTTTTCCACCTGGATTGTAAAATTTCTGAGCCTGCGGGAGAGCACGGCCAGCATGTTCATGGCAACAGAGGGATTGGTGGTAATCAGGTCGCGAAAGGCTTTTCTCGGAAAAAACAGCACCCGGCTTTTTTTCACCCCTTCTGCGCTGGCAGGAAAGGCTTTTCCGGAAAACACCGGCACTTCGCCAAAGGGTTCGCCCGGGCCGAACATGTGCAGGATCTGCTCTTTGCCCTCTGTGGACAGCTTGTAGACCTTGATCATGCCTTCAAGGGTTACATAGAATCCATCGCCCGGATCTCCCTCGGAAAAAATCAACTCGCCCGGGGCCACGGGTTTTTCCACGGCAATGGCCGTCAGTGCCGCAATGTCTTGCTCCGGAAGCCCGGAAAAGAGTATGGATTGGGATAACACTTCTTTGGACCGGCTCATTGACCCTCCTGATTTTTCACCGGAAATATAATAGTTTTTGACATAAATCAAGGAAAGATGGCGCCGTAACAGTTCAATATCTGCGTTACACGCAATTTCTCAGAATTTCACGTACGGATAACGTACGCTGCATTCTTCGAAATTGCACAAGCCTTGATCTTGAACTGTTACGGCCCCATCTGAAAGTCATCTGAAATCAGACTTTTAAGGTTCCATCAAGGAAACAGTTCGTTGCAAGTTGCAGGGTAAACGTTATAAGATCCAGGTTGGAGGGAGAAAGCAAGGAGAAGGATATGGAATGGAGCAGCGAGGCCGGGGCTGTGATGAGAAAGGTGCCGTTTTTTGTGAAAAAGCGGGTCCGCAAAAAAGTCGAGGCATATGTGGCACAACAGGGGCGCGGCACAGTGACCGTGGATGACGTGTATGCAGTGAAAAAGGGGTATATGGAAAACATGGAAAAGGAGGTGGCCGGCTTTCGGGTGGAAAACTGTTTCGGCCCCGGCGGCTGTCCGAACCGCGCCGGGCCGGATGAGGATCTGGCCGGCCGCATTGAATCGCTTCTGGCCGGGTCGGACCTGCGGGGTTTTTTGAAAAAAACCGTTAACGGCCCCTTAAAATTTCACCACGAGTTTACCGTCACTCTGGCTGATTGCCCCAATGCCTGCTCCCGGCCCCAGATCCGGGATATCGGCATTATCGGCGCAGCCGTGCCCGGGCTCACAGATAACCCGTGCTCCATGTGCGGCCAGTGCGTGGAGATTTGCAGGGAAGACGCCGTTACCCTGGATGAAAACCGGCAGATGCCGCAAATCGATGTATCCAGGTGCCTGGATTGCGGCCAGTGCGCCGGGGTGTGTCCCACACAGACCATCCAAACCATACAAAGATGTTACAAGGTTTTGCTCGGGGGCAAACTGGGCCGCCATCCCCGGCTGGCCCGGCCCCTGCCGGGCTGCTATGACGCAGACCAAGTGCTTGACATTGTCGGGCGCTGTGTTGATTTTTACAAACAGCACAGCACCGGGGGAAAACGCTTTGCCCAACTGGCGGCTGAAAACGGTCCGGAATTGATGGCCGCCCTGGAGGATCTGATCCATTATCAAAAGAAAGGATAAGAAGATGCCCATTCCAGGAAACCTGCTGACAACCGCCATGGCGGTGATGCCCCACACGGATGCGGACAGGGCCCTGGAGGCGGCTCTTTCCCTGGACATCCCCTTCTGGCCCCAGCTTCCCCGGCTCAATTACTACGAGGACATGTATGTCCAGGCAGCCGAGCACTTCCCGGGCATTGTACTGGATGTCAAAAACCGTAAACTGTCTTTTTCAAGCGAAAAATTTGCAGAAGAACTCGGCGATGTCATGGACCGGTTTGATGACCCGGAAGTCTTTGATGTCAGCCCGGATTATTCCGTGGTGTATCACAAGTTCCTGGAGATGGATTTATCAGACCGCCCGGCTATCCGCGGCCAGCTGGAGGGGCCGGTGAGTTTCGGTTTTAACGTGGCTGATGAAAACGACCGGCCCATATTGTTTGACGACTCGGTGCGCCCGTTTATGTTCGAATTCATGGCCCGGCGGGTCAATGTGCAGTTAAACCGGCTCAAGGGAAAAAACCCAAACGCCTTCATGTATGTAGACGAACCCGGCCTGCAGTTTTTGTTTTCGGCCTTGTCCGGCTACGGCGATGTCCAGGCCAAACAGGACATGGAGATGTTTTTCTCCCTTATTGACCGGCCCCGGGGGGTTCACTTGTGCGGCAACCCGGACTGGGATTTTCTGCTCAACCTCGATATTGATATCCTGTCCCTGGATGTCTATACCAACGGCGAGGTGTTTTCCTCGTATGCCAAATCCGTCAAGCGCTTCCTGGACCGGGGCGGGGTGCTCTGCTGGGGCCTTGTGCCCACCAATGTGGAGCCTTTTGAAAAGGAATCAGTGGACAGCCTGGAAAGCATGCTCGAAAACCTCTGGCAAAGCCTTTATGCCAGGGGTATTGACCGGGACCAATTGCTGGCCCAGAGCCTGCTTTCCCCGGCCACCTGCTGCCTGATCAATCCCGATATCGAAAAAACCGTGGAAAAGGGCTTTGCCGCAGTAAAGCACTTGTCTGAAAAACTGAGGGGCAAATACGGGCTCACGGGTTGACTTGCCGGCACAAGCGTGCCATTTCTTTAAGATACGACAGGGTAGTGCTTCAAGAAGGGCCACTCAAGGAGGATGATTTGCAGATAGACCTTAATTGCGATCTTGGCGAAGGATTCGGGATATACACTGCGGGTTTCGACGGCGAGGTAATGCCTCATATCACTTCGGCCAACGTGGCCTGCGGCTGGCACGCAGGTGATCCGGTGGTCATGCAGGCCACGGTGGAGATGGCCTTGAATTTCAACATTATGGTTGGCGCTCATCCGGGATATCCGGATCTGATGGGCTTTGGCAGGCGTGAAATGAACTGCAGCCCAAAAGAGCTGGAGAGCTATATCCTGTATCAGGTAGGCGCCCTGCAGGCGTTCTGCCGCAGCCGGAACCTGAAAATGCAGCACGTAAAACCCCACGGAGCCCTGTACCATGCGGTCCTGGCAGACCCCGAACTGGGCGGGGCTCTTGCCCGTGCGGTGCAAAAGGCTGATCCCGAACTCATTCTGCTCACGCTTTCCGGCCCTAAAGGAAACGTGATGGCCGAAATTTGCGGGGACCTGGGTCTGCGGGTGGCCAGAGAAGCTTTTCCTGACAGGGCCTACAACCCCGACGGCACCCTGGTGTCGAGAAACCTGCCCGGAGCCGTACTCGAAGATCCGCAAGAAGTCGCTGTAAGGGCGCTTTCCATGGCCAGGGACAAAATAGCACTGACGCCTGAAGGTGAAAGTGTCCGCATAGAAGCCCATACCCTTTGCGTACATGGCGACAGTCCCGCCGCGGTGGCATCCGCGCGCGCGA
Above is a window of Desulfosalsimonas propionicica DNA encoding:
- a CDS encoding sigma-54 interaction domain-containing protein → MDDHFPHLISGLFDHPVAAEAILEEIPTALILLDARRRIRYMNRAASALTGYGPQEAKNIACHNIVRTRAYLKDSPVSKIAPDSGPVCVQSDLINREKLRIDVRITMIGLFDPAGRCLGYVDAIEDLRGTAQPQAQMHPAFGFAGMIGKSPDMEHIFRTLPLIAGNDSPVLITGETGTGKNLAAMAIHENSGRSRGPFVKINCGALPETLLESELFGHCKGAFPGATENRQGRFRLAHNGTLYLAEIGDMPLTLQARLLNLLDNNTVYPMGGSRGFQVDVRVIAGDHRNLEQMAEQGIFRKDLLFRLNMVRLHLPPLRQRGDDIGLLTDHFLQQFSTAFGKDIREPSPEALDLLKTYTYPGNVRELRNIIKYAVNICRQHQIEPRDLPAYLSSNIEPAAGRMEHDTRTRQEPPGTVSASFQPTAEGAATWAETEKQMIIEALVRTGGRRNKAAALLGWGRSTLWRKIKQYQIQ
- a CDS encoding NifB/NifX family molybdenum-iron cluster-binding protein, which translates into the protein MSRKILIPLYGHEVAPRFDLASEAAIVSADHDGTWEKKIVVLAQVSAEKLCHMILTKDVDTVICGGIEDQYYQYLNWKRIRVYDSVIGSWKQGVEQLLKNKLYPGAIVGQQGEN
- a CDS encoding class I SAM-dependent methyltransferase, with translation MTQLLLRPNIELEPKALAIGGRRLEILCVKNLEPLISELEAEGRQEIAHFPFWVKIWEASIVLTDWLVHTGLDNNQEILEIGAGMGITGLFLGAFGHRVTLTDNHADALALMEKNAAHNKIETVRVSDLDWHKPNTDETWDIICGSELIYRKSDVDPVIEILKKKLKSGGKAYLAHDIARMSMMEFLMEAEKEFDLSHKGMAFTGMGEKKQIVIHTLKHKA
- a CDS encoding efflux RND transporter permease subunit gives rise to the protein MIGKIIEWSINNKFMVVLATLFVIAGGILAVRSIPLDAIPDLSDVQVIVMTEYPGQGPEVVEDQVTYPLTSTMLSVPYAKNVRGYSFFGLSFVYVIFEDGTDLYWARSRVLEYLNGAASDLPEGVTPELGPDASGVGWVYEYVLKDHTGKHNLAELRSIQDWFLRYELMSVQGVAEVAGIGGYVNQYQVEVDPNKLLAYDLPLSRVRRAIQRSNSDVGGRLMEMAETEFMVRGKGYIQSIADMEEIAIGVDDRGTPILLKNIADIHRGPELRRGVLEWNGEGETAGGIVVMRYGENALDTINRVKTRLTELEKSLPKGVTIEMGYDRSGLIQRAVHALQKKLVEEITVVAIICVLFLLHFRSAFVALFTLPVGVLMSFLVMYPLGINANIMSLGGIAIAIGVMVDASVVMVENAHKHLERDRDKKPFHQIILEASKEVGPALFYSLLIITVSFIPVFALQEQSGRMFKPLAYTKTFAMAASSLLAITIIPVLMTFFITEQPIDPQTSKKRRRQIWIAATASPPVIVVAAGLAGANLPGWSLIAAIAVSVFAVICLVPQKILPEHRNPLSRVFIRVYRPVIAMVINWRKTTILIAVLITAVTYYPAKQLGSEFMPPLNEGDLLYMPTTLPGISVTKARELLQQTDKIIKRFPEVQSVHGKIGRADTATDPAPLSMIETTIMLRPKVEYETLEVQRLFSSWPDWAKGPLSLIWPEKKKGEIVHQWRKKKIERFFSSWPGWLKAPLAWIWPEQRHMTIEELKADLNNAIRFPGLTDAWTMPIKTRIDMLSTGIKTPVGIKLMGPDLEVLSELGSRIEKVVRDIPGTLSAYSERTTGGNYLDFDIRRHEIARYGLTVDDVQEVIMTAVGGMNITYTVEGLERYPVNLRYKRELRDDMQQLRRVLVATPTGAQVPLAQLADLEIRKGPPMIKSENARRTAWIYVDIAGVDLGSYVERARQIVDENIDMPAGYSKVWSGQFEYMQKARQTLNLIVPITILLIFILLYIHFKNITEAMVVMASLPFALVGGVWLLYLLDYNVSVAVVVGFIALAGLAAETGVVMLVYLDEAHKRWAHRGEMQTTEHLKGAIIEGAVERVRPKLMTVATTLIGLMPIMIGTETGVRVMKRIAAPMVGGLISSTILTLIIIPAVYDIWKRHELKEKQ